One Deinococcus planocerae DNA window includes the following coding sequences:
- a CDS encoding ABC transporter permease, with protein MARTPPDLAWTLARAHLARRRTQNVLTVLGIAVGVMVLIAALSLTNGFTRALVDATLRASPHLSVTAFVPTPRDPALEAEMRADPRVQAFVPFLGDKGLLTRPASAGRGAGVDFTTLFGVTPDAARVLQLNPEEGALLRGLEGGEVLLGSALARSVGAFTGDEVRLLNSTQRRATLRVKGVFTTGNYLIDSGYAFTSLGTLQRLQGTRNVTGYQLRLHDPDLAPAVGSELTRTRAYTPIPWQSLYGTLLDQLALQKRVIGFVVFLIVIVAAFGIANVLTLAVFEKTQEIAILRAIGATRGVITRTFLLEGAALGLGGLLLGNLLGLAISAYFTVRPFQLPGDLYFITALPVEVRLTDLLWVNAVGLGTTLLAALIPARRAANVEPARIIR; from the coding sequence GTGGCCCGCACTCCTCCCGACCTCGCCTGGACCCTCGCCCGCGCGCACCTCGCCCGGCGGCGCACCCAGAACGTCCTCACGGTGCTGGGGATCGCCGTCGGCGTGATGGTGCTCATCGCCGCACTCAGTCTGACGAACGGCTTCACCCGGGCCCTGGTGGACGCGACCCTGCGGGCGAGCCCCCACCTCAGTGTCACGGCCTTCGTGCCCACCCCGCGCGACCCGGCGCTGGAGGCCGAGATGCGCGCCGACCCCCGGGTGCAGGCCTTCGTGCCCTTTCTCGGCGACAAGGGTTTGCTCACCCGCCCGGCGAGCGCGGGCCGGGGCGCGGGCGTGGACTTCACCACCCTCTTCGGCGTGACGCCCGACGCGGCGCGGGTGCTGCAACTCAACCCGGAAGAGGGTGCCCTGTTGCGCGGCCTGGAGGGCGGCGAGGTGCTCCTCGGCTCGGCCCTCGCCCGCAGCGTGGGGGCCTTCACCGGGGACGAGGTGCGGCTGCTGAACAGCACCCAGCGCCGCGCGACGCTGCGCGTGAAGGGCGTCTTCACGACCGGGAACTACCTGATCGACTCCGGGTACGCCTTCACCAGCCTGGGGACCCTCCAGCGCCTGCAAGGCACCCGCAACGTGACGGGCTACCAGCTCCGGCTGCACGACCCGGACCTCGCCCCGGCGGTGGGGAGCGAGCTGACCCGCACCCGGGCCTACACCCCGATTCCCTGGCAGAGCCTCTACGGCACGCTGCTCGACCAGCTCGCCCTCCAGAAGCGGGTGATCGGCTTTGTGGTGTTCCTGATCGTGATCGTGGCGGCTTTCGGGATCGCCAACGTGCTCACCCTCGCGGTGTTCGAGAAGACGCAGGAGATCGCCATCCTGCGCGCGATTGGCGCCACGCGCGGGGTGATCACCCGCACCTTCCTGCTGGAGGGGGCGGCGCTCGGGCTGGGCGGCCTGCTGCTGGGCAATCTGCTGGGGCTCGCCATCAGCGCGTATTTCACCGTGCGGCCCTTTCAGCTTCCGGGGGACCTCTATTTCATCACGGCGCTGCCCGTCGAGGTGCGGCTCACCGACCTGCTGTGGGTGAACGCGGTCGGCCTGGGGACCACCCTGCTCGCCGCCCTGATCCCGGCGCGGCGGGCGGCAAACGTGGAACCGGCGCG
- a CDS encoding 3D domain-containing protein → MPSQFKRWMPVVLLSVFGAASAAPALPAASFAEAAVRDALAPAAPVAQPRVQAPTARVAVPAPVQSARPQATRPQPTPAQVREAEISRARTQAAQQAAQAAQARARAIQAAEARIAQNTRRTGRSVIARATAYNSTPGQTDSTPFITATGTRVRSGVVALSRDLLRVFPYGSKVTVEDLSGRTGSLLRGQVFSVEDTMAARKTNSIDIWMASRSQAIRFGARQVRITAVR, encoded by the coding sequence ATGCCTTCACAGTTCAAGCGCTGGATGCCCGTCGTCCTGCTCAGCGTGTTCGGCGCCGCGAGTGCCGCCCCCGCCCTTCCTGCCGCCTCTTTCGCCGAGGCGGCGGTGCGTGACGCCCTCGCGCCTGCCGCTCCCGTGGCCCAGCCCAGGGTGCAGGCCCCAACCGCGCGGGTGGCGGTTCCCGCCCCGGTGCAGAGCGCCCGCCCACAGGCGACGCGCCCGCAGCCCACGCCCGCCCAGGTTCGGGAGGCCGAGATCAGCCGGGCCCGGACCCAGGCCGCGCAACAGGCGGCCCAAGCGGCGCAGGCCCGCGCCCGCGCTATTCAGGCCGCCGAAGCCAGGATCGCCCAGAACACGAGGCGCACGGGCCGCAGCGTGATCGCGCGGGCCACGGCGTACAACAGCACTCCCGGCCAGACGGACAGCACGCCCTTCATCACCGCAACGGGGACCCGGGTGCGCAGCGGCGTGGTGGCCCTCAGCCGCGACCTGCTGCGCGTGTTTCCCTACGGCAGCAAGGTCACCGTGGAAGACCTCAGCGGGAGGACGGGCAGCCTGTTGCGCGGTCAGGTCTTCAGCGTGGAGGACACGATGGCCGCCCGCAAGACGAACAGCATCGACATCTGGATGGCGAGCCGCAGCCAGGCGATCCGCTTCGGCGCCCGCCAGGTGCGCATCACCGCCGTGCGCTGA